One region of uncultured Methanolobus sp. genomic DNA includes:
- a CDS encoding ferritin: MIHEDRSKMSEKTLNMKRAIDSLREELEAVDWYNQRADACTDENLKKILIHNADEEKEHAAMLLEWIRQHDDAFAHELKDYLFSEEEDIASLEE; the protein is encoded by the coding sequence ATGATACACGAAGATCGAAGCAAAATGTCTGAAAAGACCCTGAACATGAAAAGAGCTATTGACTCTTTAAGAGAGGAACTTGAAGCTGTTGACTGGTATAACCAAAGAGCAGACGCATGCACTGATGAGAACCTCAAGAAGATACTCATCCACAATGCAGATGAGGAAAAAGAACACGCAGCGATGCTTCTTGAGTGGATCAGGCAGCATGACGATGCCTTTGCACACGAGCTTAAGGATTACCTTTTCTCTGAAGAAGAAGACATAGCAAGCCTTGAAGAATAA
- a CDS encoding VTT domain-containing protein: MQEKSENNASLGDETETCPLSNENGTMRPVIFIVLFIVSWSVLLYYYSPEDIVNFIGIENVYAFIFLIALVGGVSTFTSTTFYTALITISLGGVNTITVALLASIGLTIGDLLFYYLGSQSKKCIKERYESKINGFVSYMERTGDTIVMFLIFLYSLAPLPSDILAIALAIVEFPFKKMIVPLLIGNFTLIVALVELSKLGYNLV, translated from the coding sequence ATGCAGGAAAAATCAGAGAATAATGCTTCACTTGGCGATGAAACTGAAACTTGTCCATTAAGCAATGAAAATGGGACTATGCGACCAGTCATATTCATTGTACTATTCATAGTTTCATGGTCAGTTCTTCTGTATTATTATTCACCTGAAGATATTGTGAACTTTATCGGAATTGAAAATGTTTATGCTTTTATTTTCCTGATAGCACTTGTTGGCGGAGTTTCCACTTTTACTTCAACTACTTTCTACACAGCCCTGATAACAATATCCCTGGGCGGAGTGAATACTATAACAGTGGCTCTGCTTGCAAGTATTGGTCTCACAATCGGTGATTTGTTATTCTACTACCTGGGGTCACAGAGCAAAAAATGTATCAAAGAGCGATATGAAAGCAAGATCAATGGATTTGTATCTTACATGGAAAGAACCGGCGATACAATAGTTATGTTTTTAATATTCCTTTATTCACTTGCACCGCTTCCAAGCGATATACTTGCAATTGCTCTTGCAATCGTAGAGTTCCCTTTTAAGAAAATGATAGTTCCACTACTGATAGGCAATTTCACCTTGATAGTTGCTCTTGTAGAGCTTTCAAAATTAGGATACAATCTTGTTTAA
- the lon gene encoding endopeptidase La — protein sequence MTTQENNTEKESIIIRLSEIVVYPESHTKFLADKNAGEILLSKMEDEQETTYAVGLTMKNDAKLTEMLEDDLYRVGNLLEIESVTAAQEGYVISAKSAGRVKVVSLYRKDDMFYATHRELPDENDLDEELKSFILRDIKRTISNIGEHFQRSEQFMKPIDEMESIDRIMGYVMPYLPVDVEEKQALLETLSARNRYLKFFSILVKQKENIQLQMELAKKVGERINKSHREAMLREQIKVIKEELNEEDDPISGEGGYQERIDNSNMPEEIHKKAISELKKLETAGPQSPEANIIRNYLDLLLDLPWAIGEKKDIDINEARKVLESNHNGLEKVKERIIQHLAVMKLKHEKQGSIILFTGPPGTGKTSLGKSIADALGREYVRISLGGVKDEAEIRGHRRTYIGAMPGRIIQGINKAGTKNPVFILDEIDKLSSSYAGDPASALLEVLDPEQNSAFSDHYLEVPYDLSEVLFIATANTLSTIPGPLLDRMEIIEISGYTRNEKLAIAKDHLLPEVLENHGLNENMLRVEDGALNGIINRYTREAGVRGLKKQLARTARFVSEKIVSGNAELPYVVKDDMLKETLGKEMIRQDEARKENVPGVVTGLAWTPVGGDILFIEGTFMPGKGRLTLTGQLGDVMKESAQISLSLVKSRLANNANSFDFTESDIHIHVPSGATPKDGPSAGVTLFTALTSLITGKAVDSKLAMTGEVTLSGAVLPVGGIKEKVLAAHRAGIKKIILPHENERDLEDVPEDVRNELEFVPVETIEDVLKEVLDIDLHRPVVCYSGQHLCHHGISEI from the coding sequence ATGACCACACAAGAAAATAATACAGAGAAAGAGAGTATAATAATCAGGCTCTCCGAGATAGTCGTCTATCCTGAAAGCCACACCAAATTCCTGGCTGATAAAAATGCCGGAGAGATATTGCTCTCAAAGATGGAAGATGAACAGGAAACAACATACGCAGTAGGCCTGACTATGAAAAATGATGCAAAGCTTACTGAAATGCTGGAAGATGATCTCTACAGGGTAGGAAATCTTCTTGAAATAGAATCCGTAACCGCTGCCCAGGAAGGTTACGTGATATCTGCTAAATCCGCCGGAAGAGTTAAAGTTGTTTCTTTGTACCGGAAAGACGATATGTTCTATGCAACCCACAGAGAACTTCCTGATGAAAATGACCTTGATGAAGAACTAAAATCATTTATCCTTCGCGATATAAAGCGCACTATTAGCAATATAGGAGAGCATTTCCAGCGCTCTGAACAATTCATGAAGCCCATCGATGAGATGGAATCAATTGACCGGATAATGGGATATGTTATGCCTTATCTGCCTGTAGATGTGGAAGAAAAGCAGGCACTGCTGGAAACACTTTCCGCTCGTAATCGTTATCTGAAATTCTTTTCCATTCTGGTAAAGCAGAAGGAGAATATCCAGCTTCAGATGGAACTTGCAAAGAAAGTCGGCGAGAGGATTAACAAGTCTCATCGTGAAGCTATGTTGCGTGAGCAAATTAAGGTGATCAAGGAAGAACTTAATGAAGAGGATGATCCAATCTCAGGTGAAGGCGGCTATCAGGAAAGAATAGACAATTCAAATATGCCTGAAGAAATCCATAAGAAAGCAATTTCAGAACTTAAAAAGCTGGAGACTGCAGGCCCTCAAAGTCCTGAAGCTAACATAATCAGAAATTACCTTGACCTCCTGCTTGATCTCCCGTGGGCAATCGGAGAGAAAAAGGACATTGACATCAACGAAGCACGTAAAGTGCTTGAAAGTAATCACAACGGACTTGAAAAGGTAAAGGAGAGAATTATCCAGCACCTTGCGGTAATGAAACTGAAGCATGAGAAACAAGGTTCAATCATCCTGTTCACCGGTCCTCCGGGCACGGGCAAGACCAGTCTCGGAAAAAGTATTGCAGATGCACTTGGCAGGGAATACGTGCGTATTAGTCTGGGAGGTGTAAAGGATGAAGCTGAGATCCGCGGACATCGCAGGACATATATCGGTGCCATGCCGGGAAGGATAATTCAGGGTATTAATAAAGCAGGAACCAAAAACCCTGTGTTCATTCTGGATGAGATTGACAAGCTTTCATCTTCATATGCAGGAGACCCTGCAAGTGCATTGCTTGAAGTCCTTGACCCGGAACAGAACAGTGCATTCTCTGATCACTACCTGGAAGTCCCATATGATCTGTCTGAGGTATTGTTCATAGCAACTGCCAACACCCTCTCAACTATCCCGGGTCCGCTGCTTGACAGGATGGAGATTATAGAAATTTCAGGCTACACAAGAAATGAGAAACTTGCAATTGCAAAGGATCACTTGCTGCCGGAAGTGCTGGAAAATCACGGACTTAATGAAAACATGCTACGTGTAGAAGATGGAGCATTGAACGGTATCATTAACCGCTACACAAGAGAAGCTGGTGTACGAGGCCTGAAAAAGCAGCTTGCAAGAACTGCCAGATTTGTGTCGGAAAAAATAGTATCGGGAAATGCGGAACTTCCGTATGTTGTCAAAGACGATATGCTGAAGGAGACACTTGGCAAGGAAATGATACGTCAGGACGAAGCCCGTAAAGAGAATGTGCCGGGTGTTGTCACCGGACTTGCATGGACACCTGTAGGAGGAGATATCCTGTTCATTGAGGGTACTTTCATGCCAGGCAAGGGTAGACTCACACTTACGGGCCAGCTTGGCGATGTGATGAAGGAATCTGCACAGATATCGCTGAGTCTTGTAAAGTCAAGGCTTGCTAACAATGCAAACAGCTTTGATTTCACAGAGAGCGACATCCATATCCACGTGCCATCCGGAGCTACGCCAAAGGACGGACCGTCCGCAGGTGTGACATTGTTTACTGCACTGACATCTCTGATAACCGGAAAGGCAGTTGATTCAAAACTTGCTATGACAGGTGAAGTTACCCTCAGTGGTGCTGTCCTGCCGGTTGGCGGAATCAAAGAGAAGGTGCTTGCAGCACACAGGGCAGGTATAAAGAAGATCATTCTTCCACATGAGAATGAGAGGGATCTTGAAGATGTGCCGGAGGATGTCAGGAACGAACTGGAATTTGTGCCGGTAGAAACAATTGAAGATGTCCTGAAGGAAGTTCTGGATATTGACCTGCACAGACCTGTAGTGTGCTACTCAGGACAGCATTTGTGTCATCACGGAATAAGTGAAATCTAA
- a CDS encoding MarR family winged helix-turn-helix transcriptional regulator, with translation MDRDMTGNNEQLFLIFENLFKIKSECSSEILCGCGLPDITLKQIGYLKIIDMHGEITFSKLAEVTRNSKPTISEMINNFIRMECVYKKRSPSDGRVFHICLTEKGQTICRCEQKALFQLAEKVTYSLSDDELKTLVSILEKVK, from the coding sequence TTGGATCGGGACATGACGGGGAATAATGAACAATTATTTTTGATCTTTGAGAATCTTTTCAAAATAAAAAGTGAGTGTTCATCTGAGATACTTTGCGGATGCGGATTACCCGATATCACCCTGAAACAGATAGGATACCTGAAAATAATTGATATGCACGGAGAAATAACATTCAGCAAGCTTGCTGAAGTTACCAGGAATTCCAAGCCCACGATTTCAGAGATGATAAATAATTTCATCCGGATGGAATGTGTTTACAAAAAAAGATCCCCGAGTGATGGCAGGGTGTTCCATATTTGCCTGACTGAAAAGGGGCAGACAATATGTCGTTGTGAACAGAAGGCTCTGTTTCAACTAGCTGAAAAAGTTACATACTCACTATCTGATGACGAGTTAAAAACGCTTGTAAGTATTCTGGAAAAAGTAAAATGA
- a CDS encoding YggS family pyridoxal phosphate-dependent enzyme gives MSVTENISLILKELGNTKLICVTKTVDTERINEAIKAGATIIGENRVQEFEEKADSLLPCEKHMIGHLQTNKVKKAVEYFDVIQSVDSLKVAQEINKRAGDAGKVQEIYLQVNIGNEPQKYGFKRDDLRQEIDEISLLKNIHVTGMMCIPPYVPPEQARSYFKKTKALFDELKVETQEKSDNIELKELSMGMSGDYMVAIEEGATMVRIGSAIFGKRNY, from the coding sequence ATGTCTGTCACTGAAAACATAAGCTTGATCCTGAAAGAACTTGGGAACACAAAGTTAATCTGTGTTACAAAAACCGTTGACACTGAAAGAATAAATGAAGCTATCAAAGCGGGTGCAACCATAATAGGTGAGAATAGGGTCCAGGAGTTCGAAGAAAAAGCTGACAGCTTACTTCCATGTGAAAAACACATGATAGGACATTTGCAGACGAATAAGGTGAAAAAGGCCGTAGAGTATTTTGATGTGATCCAGTCTGTGGATTCCCTGAAAGTAGCTCAGGAAATCAACAAGAGAGCTGGAGATGCCGGCAAGGTTCAGGAAATCTATCTTCAGGTAAACATTGGTAATGAGCCGCAGAAATATGGTTTTAAACGTGATGACCTCAGGCAGGAAATTGATGAAATCTCATTACTAAAAAATATTCATGTTACCGGAATGATGTGCATTCCACCTTATGTTCCTCCTGAGCAGGCACGTTCTTATTTTAAGAAAACAAAGGCACTTTTTGATGAGCTAAAGGTGGAAACACAAGAGAAGTCTGACAATATTGAACTGAAAGAACTTTCCATGGGAATGTCCGGTGACTACATGGTTGCTATAGAAGAAGGAGCCACAATGGTCCGCATAGGTTCAGCCATTTTTGGTAAGAGAAATTATTGA
- a CDS encoding Yip1 family protein, with amino-acid sequence MFELFKNPSEFFRKKVSEPEELKRPFCIIVSLWLARMFMLSTILVLLMTNSSSKFSTEFTPITSDMYVFFLVILLMVLIFSFIGTLFLWITTAGVFYLFSALFRGKGSFKRVLAFTSYGFIPYIIDIITSPLYFWVIIQKVDFFSMIETLDQNGDISVFINELLYANLPLNIISTLFSILLFILALYIWINGIKYGRNLSTKKAILTVGIPAVLYVIYKIFMLMLYFI; translated from the coding sequence ATGTTTGAATTATTTAAAAATCCGAGTGAGTTTTTCAGGAAAAAAGTCAGTGAACCTGAAGAACTGAAAAGGCCGTTTTGCATTATAGTAAGCCTCTGGCTTGCCAGAATGTTCATGCTTTCTACGATATTAGTACTATTAATGACAAATTCTTCATCGAAGTTCTCAACGGAATTCACTCCTATTACTTCTGACATGTACGTGTTTTTTTTAGTTATCCTGTTAATGGTTTTAATTTTCTCTTTTATTGGAACCCTTTTTTTGTGGATAACCACCGCTGGTGTTTTCTATCTATTCTCTGCTTTATTCCGTGGAAAAGGTAGCTTTAAAAGAGTACTTGCGTTCACGTCATATGGTTTTATCCCATACATTATAGATATTATCACCAGTCCTCTATATTTTTGGGTAATAATCCAAAAAGTAGATTTTTTCTCTATGATAGAAACCCTTGATCAAAACGGGGACATTAGTGTTTTTATAAATGAACTATTATACGCAAACTTGCCTTTAAACATTATAAGCACTCTCTTTTCAATATTACTATTTATTCTGGCCTTATATATCTGGATAAATGGAATAAAATATGGAAGAAACCTGTCAACAAAAAAGGCAATACTTACAGTTGGAATCCCTGCAGTATTATATGTAATTTATAAAATATTTATGCTCATGCTTTATTTTATCTGA
- a CDS encoding winged helix-turn-helix domain-containing protein, with amino-acid sequence MKKKHLVDVIFASDKRKRVLLMLKDEPQEMKNLLKELDTNRPALLPQMRILKDHSLIYHSGDVYGLTTIGKIVVDEMKPFLDTIETLCKHNHYLSTHNTDSIPKEFLKRISSIKGSHIIEPNIVNTHEMNSDYLKVALASKAVYFVFTFMHPACPSILKQLADKNINVEIIFTRGLVDKLLEGWSDEFRHFIAYDNIKFYLHEQKVGISSLTVTDAGFLLRLLFNNGDFSNKQMLCLSPQGRQWGKELYDYYLKNAKPITHV; translated from the coding sequence TTGAAAAAAAAGCACCTTGTAGACGTTATATTTGCTTCAGATAAAAGGAAACGCGTACTTCTGATGTTAAAAGATGAGCCACAGGAAATGAAAAATCTCCTAAAGGAACTGGATACCAACCGCCCGGCACTGCTTCCTCAAATGCGAATTCTTAAAGACCATTCTCTTATTTATCACTCAGGTGACGTTTATGGACTCACGACTATTGGCAAAATAGTGGTCGATGAGATGAAACCATTTCTGGATACCATTGAGACACTTTGTAAACACAATCATTATCTTAGTACTCATAACACAGATTCGATTCCTAAAGAATTTCTGAAAAGAATCAGTAGCATAAAAGGTAGTCATATCATTGAGCCAAATATCGTTAACACCCATGAAATGAATTCAGATTACCTCAAGGTTGCATTAGCATCAAAAGCAGTCTACTTTGTATTTACTTTCATGCACCCTGCCTGTCCATCGATTCTGAAACAGCTTGCAGACAAAAATATCAATGTTGAAATTATTTTCACCAGGGGTCTCGTAGACAAATTACTGGAAGGATGGTCCGATGAATTCAGGCATTTTATTGCTTATGATAATATCAAATTCTACTTACACGAACAAAAAGTAGGAATTTCATCTCTTACTGTAACTGACGCAGGTTTTCTTTTGAGACTCTTGTTCAATAATGGTGATTTCAGCAATAAACAGATGCTTTGCCTGAGTCCTCAGGGAAGACAATGGGGCAAGGAACTATACGACTATTATCTGAAAAATGCAAAACCTATCACTCATGTCTAA
- a CDS encoding pentapeptide repeat-containing protein has product MEYQDEEFEEEEFKEIDFAEISFRNTKFIDCVFNNCKLSNVDMNNCRLQDVKFTNCKIVGLDFSKCNDFIFSIGFENCYLSYCIFSDMDLENTDFINCQVYDCDFVNTSLKNTNFEGSNLTNSLFRNTNLSRASFRNASNYSIDPNNNFLKKTKFSIPEVISLLNVYDIEIE; this is encoded by the coding sequence ATGGAATATCAGGATGAAGAATTCGAAGAAGAAGAATTTAAAGAGATAGATTTTGCAGAAATATCATTCAGGAATACGAAATTTATCGATTGCGTTTTTAACAACTGTAAACTGTCAAATGTTGATATGAACAATTGCAGGTTACAGGATGTAAAATTTACGAACTGCAAAATTGTAGGTCTCGATTTTTCAAAATGTAATGACTTCATATTCAGTATTGGATTTGAGAATTGTTACCTTTCATATTGTATATTTTCAGACATGGACCTGGAAAATACTGATTTTATCAATTGTCAGGTATATGATTGTGATTTTGTAAATACCAGTCTTAAAAATACAAATTTTGAAGGTTCCAATCTTACAAACAGTCTTTTCAGAAATACAAACCTGAGTCGTGCCTCTTTCAGGAATGCAAGCAATTATTCAATTGACCCTAATAACAATTTCCTCAAAAAGACAAAGTTTTCCATTCCTGAAGTTATTTCTCTTCTAAATGTATATGATATTGAGATAGAGTAA